One Amaranthus tricolor cultivar Red isolate AtriRed21 chromosome 10, ASM2621246v1, whole genome shotgun sequence genomic window carries:
- the LOC130824878 gene encoding secreted RxLR effector protein 161-like, whose protein sequence is MIGSLLYLTASHPDIMFSVCLCARFQANPKESHLTAVKRIFRYLHGTKDFGLWYPSCGNFGLIGFSDADYAGYKVDRKSTSGSCQFLGNSLISWYSKKQNSVALSTAEAEYIAAGACCSHILWIAQQLRDLGIDLKGIPIKCDNTSAICITKNPVQHSRTKHIEVRHHFIRDHVEKGNISLSFIPTENQLADIFTKPLSVDRFAYIRMELG, encoded by the coding sequence atgattggttctttattgtatttaactgctagtcatCCAGATataatgtttagtgtttgcttatgtgctcgttttcaagctaacccaaaagaatctcacttaacggcagttaagagaatctttagatacttacatgggactaaagactttggtctatggtaccctagttgtggaaattttggtttgataggtttttcagatgctgattatgctggatacaaggttgatagaaaaagcacctcaggatcgtgtcaatttttaggaaattcattgatctcatggtattctaaaaagcaaaattcagttgctttatctacagctgaagctgaatacattgctgccggtgcatgttgttCTCATATtctatggattgctcaacaacttagagatcttggaattgatctcaaaggcataccaataaagtgtgataatactagtgctatttgtattacaaagaatcctgtgcaacattctcgaacaaaacacattgaggtacgtcaccattttataagggatcatgttgaaaaaggtaacatTTCCTTATCTTTTATacctactgaaaatcaattagcggatatatttacaaaacctttaagtgttgatcgttttgcatatatacgcatggaacttggc